ACTAAAAATCAACATGACGCAACTTACCTTAGTTATTGGTAATAAAAATTATTCATCCTGGTCATTACGTCCTTGGTTAGCGTTAAAGCAGTTCGGGGTGCAATTTGATGAAATTCGTATTCCTCTTTATACCCCAGAAACTGCATCCAAACTTCAGCAATATTCGCCTTCAGGAAAAGTGCCAGCGCTGTTACACAATAATCAAACCATCTGGGACTCTCTAGCGATTTGCGAATACTTAGCGGAAGAATTTCCTCATCTGCACTGGTGGCCAGAAGATAAAATTGCTAGAGCATTAGCTCGTTCTATTAGTGCAGAAATGCACTCAGGCTTTCAAAATCTTCGGCAAAATATGCCCATGAATTGCCGAGCTAAATTACCAGGGAAAGGTCTAACATCTGAGGTGCAAAAAGATATTGACCGCATTACAAGTATTTGGCAAGAATTCCGTCAAAAATTTGCAGCAGATGGCGATTTTTTATTGGGCAAATTTACCATTGCTGATGCAATGTTTGCCCCTGTGGTATTAAGGTTTGTTACTTATGATGTGCAGTTAGATAGTATTTCTCAAAAATATGCGGAGACAATTTTAGAGCTTCCAGCAATGCAACAGTGGCTAGAAGCAGCCAAAAACGAGACAGAAGTTCTTGCTCAATATGAGTTTTATAGCAATCAGAATTGATTAAGGAAGTACAGATAATTGTAAGGGCAGTATGCTCTGCGTTCTCAATAAAACATAGGTAAACTGCGAAGCTTCGTCTAAAGTAAAATTAACTTTTCTGCATCTGATAATTCTTCACAGTTTTTCAAACTTCTTAGCACGATTTCTCAAACGCATTGACGCAGTTTAACTAAATCAATCACTGCCTTCGCTAACTCATCTAAGTTAATCGGCTTTTGTAAATACTTCTCATAACCCGCTAAGTACGCATATTTCCGATCCTCATCCATAATATATGCGCTGAGTGCGATCGCGGGAGTTTTCCTCCCTCGCTCTAAGTCAATTTTCTTAACTTTCCGCAGCAAAGAGTAACCATCTTCATCAGGTAAACAAATATCGCTAATTAAAACATCTGGTTGGAAGCATGAGATTATTTCTAGAGCTTCGC
The genomic region above belongs to Calothrix sp. NIES-2098 and contains:
- a CDS encoding glutathione S-transferase domain protein, which codes for MTQLTLVIGNKNYSSWSLRPWLALKQFGVQFDEIRIPLYTPETASKLQQYSPSGKVPALLHNNQTIWDSLAICEYLAEEFPHLHWWPEDKIARALARSISAEMHSGFQNLRQNMPMNCRAKLPGKGLTSEVQKDIDRITSIWQEFRQKFAADGDFLLGKFTIADAMFAPVVLRFVTYDVQLDSISQKYAETILELPAMQQWLEAAKNETEVLAQYEFYSNQN
- a CDS encoding response regulator receiver protein, with protein sequence MPNKPISFKGLRLLVVDDDLDTRKLLTILFELDGAEVMAANSASEALEIISCFQPDVLISDICLPDEDGYSLLRKVKKIDLERGRKTPAIALSAYIMDEDRKYAYLAGYEKYLQKPINLDELAKAVIDLVKLRQCV